Proteins from one Choloepus didactylus isolate mChoDid1 chromosome 4, mChoDid1.pri, whole genome shotgun sequence genomic window:
- the VCPKMT gene encoding protein-lysine methyltransferase METTL21D isoform X2 produces the protein MVPSGLCALAHAPWRQPLALGSSVGSRRAVCRYVTSLRVASGCRAAMAATAESVEDPLRSFVRVLEKRDGTVLRLQQYGSGGVGCVVWDAAIVLSKYLETPGFSGDGTRSLSRRSVLELGSGTGAVGLMAATLGANVVVTDLEELQDLLKMNINMNKHLVTGSVQAKSLEPLLKTLKDLTGSETCVICCYEQRTMGKNPEIEKKYFELLQLDFDFEKIPLEKHDEEYRSEDIHILYIRKKKSKFPS, from the exons ATGGTGCCTTCCGGGCTTTGTGCGTTGGCGCACGCGCCATGGCGCCAACCCTTGGCACTGGGCAGCTCGGTGGGCTCACGCAGGGCCGTGTGCCGGTATGTGACGTCACTGCGCGTTGCCTCCGGTTGTCGAGCAGCTATGGCAGCTACCGCGGAGTCCGTGGAGGACCCGCTGCGGAGCTTTGTGCGGGTCTTGGAGAAGCGAGACGGCACGGTTTTGAGACTGCAGCAATATGGCTCCGGCGGCGTGGGTTGCGTGGTATGGGACGCTGCAATTGTCCTTTCTAAATACCTGGAAACGCCCGGTTTTTCCGGCGATGGGACCCGTTCACTGAGCCGGCGGTCGGTGCTGGAGCTGGGTTCAGGTACCGGGGCCGTGGGGCTCATGGCTGCTACCCTCGG GGCAAATGTTGTAGTCACCGATCTTGAGGAATTGCAAGACTTGCTGAAGATGAATATTAATATGAACAAGCATCTTGTCACTGGTTCAGTTCAAGCCAAG TCTTTGGAGCCATTGCTGAAAACCCTAAAAGATCTCACTGGATCTGAGACTTGTGTTATATGTTGTTATGAACAACGAACAATGGGGAAAAAtccagaaattgagaaaaaatattttgaa CTCCTTCAACTggattttgattttgaaaaaattCCTTTGGAAAAACATGATGAAGAATATCGAAGCGAAGatattcatattttatacatcagaaagaaaaaatcg AAATTTCCATCGTGA
- the VCPKMT gene encoding protein-lysine methyltransferase METTL21D isoform X1 — protein sequence MVPSGLCALAHAPWRQPLALGSSVGSRRAVCRYVTSLRVASGCRAAMAATAESVEDPLRSFVRVLEKRDGTVLRLQQYGSGGVGCVVWDAAIVLSKYLETPGFSGDGTRSLSRRSVLELGSGTGAVGLMAATLGANVVVTDLEELQDLLKMNINMNKHLVTGSVQAKVLKWGEEIEDFPSPPDYILMADCIYYEESLEPLLKTLKDLTGSETCVICCYEQRTMGKNPEIEKKYFELLQLDFDFEKIPLEKHDEEYRSEDIHILYIRKKKSKFPS from the exons ATGGTGCCTTCCGGGCTTTGTGCGTTGGCGCACGCGCCATGGCGCCAACCCTTGGCACTGGGCAGCTCGGTGGGCTCACGCAGGGCCGTGTGCCGGTATGTGACGTCACTGCGCGTTGCCTCCGGTTGTCGAGCAGCTATGGCAGCTACCGCGGAGTCCGTGGAGGACCCGCTGCGGAGCTTTGTGCGGGTCTTGGAGAAGCGAGACGGCACGGTTTTGAGACTGCAGCAATATGGCTCCGGCGGCGTGGGTTGCGTGGTATGGGACGCTGCAATTGTCCTTTCTAAATACCTGGAAACGCCCGGTTTTTCCGGCGATGGGACCCGTTCACTGAGCCGGCGGTCGGTGCTGGAGCTGGGTTCAGGTACCGGGGCCGTGGGGCTCATGGCTGCTACCCTCGG GGCAAATGTTGTAGTCACCGATCTTGAGGAATTGCAAGACTTGCTGAAGATGAATATTAATATGAACAAGCATCTTGTCACTGGTTCAGTTCAAGCCAAGGTACTGAAATG gggggaagaaatagaagactttcCATCTCCACCAGACTACATACTGATGGCCGACTGCATATACTACGAAGAG TCTTTGGAGCCATTGCTGAAAACCCTAAAAGATCTCACTGGATCTGAGACTTGTGTTATATGTTGTTATGAACAACGAACAATGGGGAAAAAtccagaaattgagaaaaaatattttgaa CTCCTTCAACTggattttgattttgaaaaaattCCTTTGGAAAAACATGATGAAGAATATCGAAGCGAAGatattcatattttatacatcagaaagaaaaaatcg AAATTTCCATCGTGA